From the genome of Litorilinea aerophila:
GCAGGCCGTCGCAGCAGGGTGATTGGTCTGGTAATCCCACAGCCGCTCAGCACCATCTTCTCCGATCCTTATTTCTCGACATTGATCCAGGGCTGCGCAACGGCGTGTGATGAGCGTGGATACTATCTCATGCTTTCGTTGGTGTTGCGGCAGGCGGATGATACCTATCGATGGCTGATTCGCACTCGACACATGGATGGCTTGCTTGTCGCACCACCTCTGATGGACGATCCGTTTATCCCCCATTTGCTGGACAGGTGCCTTCCGCTTGTCATGATGGGTCGCATTCCGGGACGCGCAGACATCCCGACGGTGAATATTGACAACGTCAATGGGGCAAAGCTAGCGACTCAGCACTTATTGAAACTTGGCTATACACGGATTGCCACTATCACCGGAGCCATGAACCTGGTTGGCGCCATCGATCGCCTGGAAGGTTTTCTCAATGCGTTGCGGGAGGCAGGTATTGACCCTCCGGAGGAATATATCCAGGAAGGTGATTGGTCGGAAGCGAGTGGAAAGCGGGCCATGGAAAACCTGTTGCAGGTGACACCGCCTCCTCAGGCTGTATTCGCCGCCAGCGACAACATGGCCATCGGAGCAATCAAGGCGATCCAGGCAGCGGGGTTAAGGGTCCCCGACGATATTGCTGTGGTGGGATTCGACAATATGCCAATGGCCGCGATGGCCGATCCTCCCCTGACTACTATCAATCATCAGATTGAGCGAATTGGGTTTCTGGCAGCTACCACATTGATTGACAGATTGGAGACGCCTCCGGCCTGTATGTCGGACGGCGATGTTCAACATGTTTTATTGCAACCCGAGCTGGTCGTTCGGATGTCCTGTGGACAGTCGCTACAGCATGGGGTTGTTCCATAAGGGATAGGACCAAAGACCGCGTGTCCCGAGAGAAAGGAGGTGCAGGCTACCTACAGGTTCTGCCGCTTCTCGTAGATATCTATTCACCGTAACAGGAACCTTCTTCACCCCTTTTCAGGAGGCAAGCATGAGATCTCGCTTCAACCTTTGGATTGTCCTGCTGCTCATCACCGGCATGGTGCTGGCGGCCTGCGGTGGCGGCGCAACATCCCCCGAGCCAGCAGTAGAGCAGCCAGCTGCCCAGGAACAAGCCGCCCAGGAGCAGCCTGCGCAAGCAGCAGAAGCGCCCGCCACAGCTCCGGCGGAGGCTTCCGCCCCGGTGGATGCCAATGCATTGCCCCGCGACGAGACCCTCTACTACAACGGTTTCCAGTGGGGCCCCGTGGTCGGTTGGAATCCCTACTCCAACAGCAACAACAATGGCATGGCCATCGCCCAGCAGGACAACGCCCGGGTGACCATGTTCGAAACCCCATACCTCTACAACATGCTGGACGGCAAGCAGTATCCGCTTCTGGCGGACGGCGACTGGTCGTGGAACGAGGATCGCACCGAGATCACCTTCAAGATCAAGCCCGCCGCCCGCTGGAGCGATGGGACACCGGTGACTGCCGAAGACGTTGCCTACACCTGGGCTACCCACGTGAAGTATGAGACTGCGATTGGTGCTGCAAACAAGGCGTACATCGACACCATCGAAGCAGTCGATCCCCAGACCGTTGTGATTAAAGCGAAGCTGGATGAAAATGGCCGAGCGGTCAACCCGCTGATCGTACAGGCGTACCTGAGCAGCTACTACGTGATCCAGAAGGCCTGGACGCAGAAGCTGGAAGAGCGCAGTGGCGGCGACCCCACCAAGCTGATGGCAGACCCGGCAGAGGATGTGGTCTACTCCGGTCCCTACGGCAAGTTCTTCGCCGATGACACCAAAGTCGTGCTGGTGCGCAACGACAATTACTGGGGTCAGGATCCCAGCATGTGGGGGAAGCTGCCGGCGCCCAAGTACCTGGCCCACACCATCTTCAAGGACAACGCGGCCGGCACCACGGCTCTCGCGGCCGGCGAGGTGGACGTCAGCCAGCAGTTCAACTCCAACGTCCAGGACCTATGGGAGAAGCAGAACCTGCCCATCTCCACATATCTCCCAGACCCGCCCTACCACATCGGCGCCAGCCTGCCGACTGCCTTCTACAACCTGAAGGCGCCTGGCCTGGATCAGGTCTGCATCCGCAAAGCCATTGCCATCGCTGTGGATTATCGGGCCATCGTCGCCAACGCCATGACCAATCAGTCCGCCACCTTCGAGCAGGTGCCTCGTTCGCTGATGAATCCAACCCCCTTCGAGCAGGCTCTGTACAACCGGGAAGCAGTCCGGGAGTTGCAATGGGTGGGTAATGACATTGAAGGCGCCAAAAAGCTGCTTGACGACTGTGGCGTGGTGGACACCGACGGTGACGGCTGGCGCGAATACAATGGCGAGAAGCTGAGCTACGTGGCCACCTGCCCCAACGGCTGGTCCGACTGGCAGGCCGCCATCGAGATCGTGGCTGCCGCCGGCAAAGAGATCGGCATCGACATTACCACCAACTTCCCCGAATGGTCGGTCTACCAGACTGTCGTCACCAAATCTGACACGCCGCTGCCGCCCGGCTATGAGATCTTCATGATGTGGAGCGCCGGGGCTGGCCCGACGCAACCCTGGGGTCGCATCCGCAACCTGCTCAGCTCGGAGTGGATCGGCCTGCCCAGCAACTGGAGCGGCAACTGGGGTCAGTACTCCAACCCAGAGGTGGACGATCTCCTGGCTAAGATTCCTCATGAGACGGATGAGGCCAAGTTGAAGGAGATGTACACACGTTTGGTGGAGATCTACCTGACCGACGTGCCTTCCTTCACCTTGATGTATCGCCCACAGAACTTCCACACCGTCAACGAGAGCGTCTGGACGAACTTCCCCCACGAGGGCGACGGCACCAACCCGCCCGTCCCGCCGCTTAACCTGACGGATGGCTGGAGCATCGCTGGTCTTTACAACCTCACCCTCGTAGAGCCATAGCGGATGGCCGAGACCCTTGCCGGGACGCGTCCCGGCAAGGGTCTCGTTTTCCCCGTTCCACTCTTGTTATGTGCGGTTGAGGCACCGCTTTCCGTGTTGTGAAGTCGGTGGCTGTTGACAAGCCAAAGGAAGGATCCCGTTGAAAGGCTACACCCGATATTTCCTCGTTAAATTCGGTTGGTTTCTGGTCACCTTTGTCTTCGCCTTTGTGCTGAACTTTACTTTGCCCCGCCTGATGCCCGGCGATCCGGTAGCCGCGATTGTAGCCCGACAGGCGCAAGGCATGAGCAACCCAACCGGCGTGCAGGCAATCTACCAGCAATACACCGAACTTTTCGGTACCAACAGGCCCATCATCGAACAATTTTTCATCTATGTGCGCAACGTGTTTCGCGGAGACTTTGGCTTTTCGTTCAGTCAATATCCCCGTACGGTGGCGGAGGTGATCGGCGCTTCGATTGGTTGGACCCTGATCTTACAGTTTCCGGCCATCCTTGTGGGCTGGATTTTGGGCAATGTACTCGGTGCCATGGCCGCCTATCTCAAAGGTGGCTTTGATAAGATGGTTATGCCCACTGCTCTCTTCCTGAGCAGCTTTCCGGCTTTTGGCATGGCCATCATCTTACTTGTGATCTTCGCTGTACAACTGAAGTGGCTGCCCACATCGGGCGGCTATGGCTACAACCTGATCCCCAGCCTGACGCCCACCTTCCTATGGTCGGCATTCGTCCACTACCAGCTGCCCTTTTGGTCCATTGTGCTGATTGCCATCGGTGGCCAGGCCATCGGCATGCGCTCCATGTCGATCTACGAGTTGAATGCGGATTACGTGAAATTTGCCCGCTTTATGGGCATCAAGGACGACAAGATCGTGGCCTACGTCTTCCGCAACGCCATGCTGCCCCAGGTGACCGGTCTGGCCCTCTCCATCGGCACGATGGTTGGCGGCGCGCTGATCGCCGAGATCGTGTTCAGCTATCCTGGCCTTGGCACGACGCTTTTGAATGGCATCATGGGGCAGGACTATCCCCTTATCTCGGCTGCAACCTTAATCATCACGTTCATGGTGTTGACAGCCTTTTTTATTCTGGAGATCGTATACGGCCTGATCGATCCACGCATCAAGGCCGCCCAGTCTGATTAGGATGGAAGCGCCATGCAGCATACTTTCAGGCAGATTTTTCGCTCCGGCAAGTTTATTATCGGTTTCACGATTTTGATGATGATCCTCCTGATGGTCATCATCTACCCCTTGTTGTTCCCCTATCCACCCCTTCAGATTATTGCCCAGGGCACCTTCTTTCCCCCCGGCGTCTATGTAAGCGTCTACGATGCCATCAACGCGCCGGCGTTGTACACCCTTAACCTGGAAGACGCCGACCTGAAACGCATTGCCAACAGGTTAAGCCAGGAAGATCGGGAGGCCATGAAAGAGTGGCTGGTCTCCTTCGGCGTGCCTGAAGAAGAAATAGACATCGAGAATACCGAACAATTGCTGTCCCAATGGAACGCCAACTACGACCCCAATCTGCGCTTGCCCGGCATGACCTTCGCCCGGCAGCGCTATTTTCAGCGCGTCAACGCGGCCATTGATGGACTGCTCTCCACCGAAGGGGCCATCGTCGCCACCCGAGATCCTGAGACGGGCACGTTGGAGGAAAAAACCGTCATCCAACAGACGGACTACGCCAACGTAGACCAGATCGCCAATGTGCGCGTTCTCCCGCTGGGGACTGATAACTTTGGCCGCGATGTGCTGCCACAATTGGTTGTCGCCACGCGGGTCTCGCTGCTGATCGGCCTGGTCGCGGGGCTGATCGCCACGACCATTGGCCTGTCGCTGGGATTAGTGGCCGGGTACATTGGCGGGCTAATCGATGACGTTATCATGTTCGTCACCAACCTGTTCACCGTCATCCCCGCCTTTGTACTGTTAATCCTCATCTCCTTCAGCATCGGCCAGGACAGGCGTGGGGCCATCACCATCGCCATCGTGATCGGCTTCACCTCCTGGGTGTGGACGGCGAGAGCCGTACGCTCTCAAGTGCTTTCCCTGCGCAATCGCGACCATGTCAATCTCTCGAAACTTTCCGGGCATTCGGTATTTCGTATCATCCTCATCGACATTCTGCCCTATATCGCCTCCTACGTGGTCATGGCCCTCATCCTGCAGATCTCGTCGGGCATTCTGGCAGAGGCCGGCCTTTCCATCCTGGGGTTAGGGCCGCGCACCACTGAAACACCGACCCTGGGGCTAATGCTGAACTGGTCGATGATCTACCAGGCCCACATTTTGGGCAAGTGGTGGGCGTACCTGCCCGTGCTGATCACGATCGCCCTGATTTCATTCTCCATGAATCTCATGAACACCGGACTGGACCAGGTGTTTAATCCTGCGCTAAGGGATTGAGTGAACCGATGGGAAAAATTATGCTGGAGGTGCGTGATCTTACTACCAAATATGTCACGCGCTATAAAGAGGATGTCTACGCCGTCGATCACGTCTCGCTAAAGATCGAGGAAGGCAAAACTCTCGGCATTGCCGGCGAATCGGGTTGTGGAAAATCGACCCTGGCCCTAAGCCTGATGGGCTATTACTTTCCGCCGCTCCATTACATGAGCGGCGAGATTATCATTGATGGGCACAATATCACCGGCATGAAACCGGACGAAGTACGTAAATCGATCCTGGGCAAGGAGATCGCCTATATTCCCCAGGCGGCCATGAACGCGCTGAATCCCACCCGGAAAGTGATCGATTTCATCGGTGATGTGATCCACGCCCACGATCCAACCTGGACCAAGAAGCAGATCTACGACCATGCCCGCGCCCTCTTTGAACGCCTGGGGCTGCCGGCAACGGTGCTGCACAAATATCCTGTCGAACTTTCGGGTGGGATGAAACAACGCACGGTGATCGCCATTGCTGTCATCTTGAGGCCAAAGGTGCTGATCGCCGATGAACCCTCATCCGCCCTGGATGTCACCTCCCAAAAGATGGTCATCAAAATGCTGCGGGACATGATGGAGAGCGGTTTCATCAAAGCCATGATCTTCATCACCCACGAGCTGCCCCTCCTCTACAACGTCGCCGACGACATCATGGTCATGTACGCCGGACAGATTGTGGAAAGAGGCACCTCTAAACAGGTCGTCTTTGACCCTCTCCATCCCTATTCAAAAGGGCTGATGGGATCGATCATCGTGCCGGAAAGTGGCCTGCGCAGCGTCAAATTGACTGCTATCCCCGGCTCGCCCCCCAACTTGAAAAACCCGCCGCCAGGATGTCGCTTCGCCGATCGCTGTAAATATGTGCGGCCAGAATGCCGGGCCATTTCGGTGCCTTTGTACGATGCAGGCTATGGCCGCGCCTATCGGTGCATCATACCGGAAGAGGAGTTAAGGAGGGCTTACGATCATGGCCAGTAACGGACAACCATGTCTGAGCGGCCGAGGCGTGACCAAAATCTTCGGCTTTGGTCGCACCAGAACCGTCGCCGTCGACCACGTGGACTTTGACTTTCACGAAGGCGAAATCGTCTCCATCGTAGGTGAGTCGGGCAGCGGTAAGACGACCCTGGCCAAAATGTTGCTGGGGCTGATCAACGTGACCGAAGGAGAGATCTATTTTCAGGGGAAGAAGCGAGATCTCAGCTCCGGCCGAAAACGGCGAGAGTACTGGCGCAATATCCAGGCGATCTTCCAGGACCCCTTCTCCTCATACAACATTTTTCAGAAAATCGACTCCGTCCTACTCGATTGTATCCGAATGCGCGGGGGTGGCAGGCTACCTCGGGAACAGAAAATTGAGATGATGACAGAGGCGTGTAGTTTCGTCAACCTGAAGTTCGCCGAACTCACCAACAAATATCCCTTCGAGCTCTCAGGTGGGCAGATGCAGCGCCTCATGATTGCCCGTATCTTCCTGCTTAAACCCAAGATCCTAGTGGCGGATGAACCTACCTCCATGATTGACGCCTGTTCACGTGCCACCATCCTGGACTATCTGATGAAACTACGTAACGAAACCGGCATGACGCTCATCTTCATTACCCACGACATTGGCCTGGCCTACTACGTCTCCGACACCATCTACATCATGGAACACGGACGCTTTGTAGAAAGCGGTACCGCCGACGACGTCATTCTTCATCCCAGACAACCTTATACCCGCCGTCTGATCAGTGACGTACCGAAAATCTACGAGGAATGGGATCTCTCCACTGTGTAATCAACTGGCATTATCTTTGCACTTTAGGTTTTAGCCACAGATTCCACGGATCACACCACATCTGAGGATGCCCCCTCCGCACATGCCCCCCATCCGGACGCGGAGTCGGCATCCTCAGATGCCGACCCCAGAGATAATATACCCGGTCACGGCCGTTCCAACCAACCCAACAAAACCGGCTCCCTGGCCAACTCCTCGCCGGCCCGGCTGGGAACGGCGAAATCCCCCCCAAAGGGTTGGAGGCCCACCTCCACCCGGTATCGTCCCGGGCCGGCCCACGTCGGCCAGGAGATCTGATACACATCCTGGATCACCACACCCTCGGGCCACCAGTCGGTGCTCCAGCGGCCATAGCCCGGGGAACGCCGCCACTCCCAGACCAGGCTGCCGTCTTCGGCCACCACCCGCACGACGGTACGCCAGTCCTGGGTGGGCGGCTCCTCGCTGCGCCAGTAGAGGCGGATGGGATCCGTCAATTCCCAGTGGACCAGCGACAGTTCGCCGAAGCGGATGGGCCGACCTACGGCGGGTACGCTCGCCGGAGGGACGGGCGCCGGCGGCGCCATGCCCGTTCGTATCACCCCCACCAGGCCATACACGCTCAACAGGGAGAGGCCCACAACCAGCGCCCAGGCTAAAACCCCTCTCCCCCTGCCAGGTAGCCAGGCATCCAGGCCCGCCACCCACAACACCGCCAGCGCCCCCAGGGCCGGGAAAAGGAGTCGCCCCTGATCCGTGCCCAGGGCGACCAGGGAATAGCGCCAGATGCCCAGGGCCACCCCACCCGCAGCCACCAGCAATAGGCCCAGGACGATCCGCTCCTGATCAGGTCCGCCTCGCCAAAGGCGACGCGCCAGGCCCAGGAGACTCACCAGCGTCAGGAAAGCCAGAAAGCCGTAGATCCACCCCGCCATGGGCATGTGCCCCGCGCCGCCAAACTTGCCCCAAAAGGAGACAAACCAGCCCTTGAGCAGCCACCCGGTGTCGCTCCAGCCCCAGGGCGCGGTCCGCTCATCCACCGTCTGCCGCACCAGGGCCATGCCCAGGGGATCACCGTACAGCCGCCAGTTGCGGATGAACCAGGGGCTGGCCAGGGCCACCGCCGGCACGAAGACGGCCACCAGGCTGCCCAGCCAGCGCCGCCAGGTCTTCCACAGCGTGGCAGCCATGGCCAACCCAGAGGTGGAGGTCGGCCTGTGGCCAACGGCCGCACCGGCCACCACGGCCAGAGCCACCGCCGGCCACAGCCCCGAGGTGCTGACCTTGGCCAGCAGCCCCAGGCCCAGGGCCAGGGGTGTCCACCAGCCACTGCGCCACCCCCAGCGGCCGCCAGAGCGAAACAGGGCCAGCCCCCCCCAAAGCGCCAGGGTGCCAAAGAGGGCGGCCGCGTTGTCGTTGTTCACCGACCCGCCGATGAAATTGAACTCCGGCAGGCAAGCGGCCATCGCCGTGGCCGCCAGCGCCAGGAGCGGCTGGCCCGGCCAGACGGTGGTGGCCAGGCCATAGATCGCCAGCACGGTGGCGGTGCTCAACAGGACGGACCAAAAGCGGGCCAGGTGGAAGGCCAGGACGCTCTCTCGCCAGGGCCAGGCTTCCAGGCGGGTGTGCACGAAAAAGTTGGGCGATCCATACGCCGTCGGCTCAATGTGGACATCCGGGTTGGCCCGCAGGAAGTCGAAGCGAGGGCCGGCAGGCAGCGCCACGAGAGCGGCGGTCCCGTGGTACAGGGGCGGGTGCTTGCTCTGGGTCACCCGGGGCCCCACGGGCAGTTGCCCCTCCTGGGCCAGATAGACCACAAAGGCCCAGTGGTCGGCCTCGTCGGGTGCCTCGCCCGCCGGGTTGAAGACGCTGTAGCTCCCTGCCAGCAGCAGGTGCAGGGCGGCCAGCAGCACTGCGTACAGACGGACTCGTCGGGGGCTCATGGGCGAACCTCCACCTGCCCGATGGCCAGCCGGGGCGTTGGATGGCCGACCGGCTGGAGCGGAGCCTCGGGCTGGCCCGGCGGATAGAGCCCCACGTACACCGTGTAGGTGCCCGGCGCCAGGTCGGCCGGCACAGGCACCTGGTGCTCATAGACCAGCACCTGACCCGGCAGCCAGCGCTCCGCCGGCGTGTACAGCCCGGCCAACGGCTCATCCCGCTGGGCCACCATCTCGCCACCTGCATCCACCAGGTGCACGAAGGTGGTCAATGGCTGCCCCCCCTCCTGGACGGACCAGAAGAGCCGGACGGACAGAAGATCCCCAGGGCCAGCCGCCCCGATGACGGCACCTTCCAGCCGCACCGGTCCATAGTTCACCCCCACTGCAACGGGATGAACTGCCCGGGCGAACCAGCCCAGGCCATCGCCCACCAGCAACAGCACAAAGGCCAGCCCGAAGACCAGCTCCAACGGACGCCGTCGTCCGGCCAGCAGGGCCACGACCAGGCCGCCCAGGCTGCTACAGGCCAGCCCCAACAGCACCGCCGGCGTGGGCGTCCAGCGGAGGTCCAGGCGGTGGTTGCCGGCCGGGACGTCTACCGCCAGGAGTGCCAGGGGGCCGTCTGGCTGAACCTCCACGGGACGGCCATCCAGGCGCACCTGCCAGGCCGGATAAAAAAACTGGTGAAAGCGCAGGGTAAAGTCTTGGGCTGCCGTGACGAGCCAGCTCCCCCCCAGATAGGGCTGCTGGAGAGGCTCGGCGCGCCAGGAGACAGGGTCCACCTGGAGCTGCTCCTCCTGGGGAACCGTGGGCGCCCGGCCCACTGCCCACCGGGCCTCCTGAACCCAGCGGGGCAGAAATTCGGCCGTCCAGGTGGCGCCCACCTGGCCATGGTCGGCATCGAACTGCCACATCTGTTCTCGAGTGAGCAGCGCCGGGGTGTAGGGAGCCGGCTGAGGGCTCAGCCCGGCCAGGGCATACCAGACCCCGTAGACACCCACCACCGCCGCAGCCAGGAGTCCTCCCCCACGTCGCAGCCCTGGGGTCAGCCGCCAGCCTGCCTCCAGGAGCAGCGCCGCGCACCAGGCAAAAGCCGGCGCCAGCAGGGTCTGCCAGCGCCAGGGGAACTGCAGCTTCTCCAGGACCGCGCTCCCCAGCATCCACAGGGGCGCGCTGGCCCCGGTGGTCAGAAACAGGGAGAGGCCGGCGATCCCCAAAGCCGTGGCCAGGGCGCCCCGGCCGGGCACAGACGCCCCCATGCCCAGGACGCCCAGGGCCAGAATCAGGGTGGGAAGCAGATAGGAAGGTGCAGGCACCGTGGCCGCGGCGGCATCCGGATAGGGATAGCGCCACAGGCCGGCCCACAGCTCCCGCCAACCTGCGAAATGGCGGACGAAGCCCGCGTCGGGGGGGCTGCTTCCCAGGGAGACCCAGGGGACTTCCAGCACCGCGGGCAACAGCTGCACCCCGGCGAGGGCCACCCCCATGATCACCGGTCCGCCCAGGGCCATCCCCACCCGCCAGAATCGGGCCCAGGATCCCTCCCCAGCAGAGGACCACAGCCGGGCGGCTGCCAGCACAGGAAAGAGCAATCCGGCCATCATCACAGCCATCAAAGCCGTCAGGTTGTGGGTCAGGAAAAGGCCGGCCCAGGCCAGGCTGAGCCAGAGGAAGACGGGCCGACGGAACAGGGAATGCTCGCCCTCCGTCGCCCGCAGGAGCCGACAGGTCAGCCCGGCGATGAGGGGCAGCCAGAGGAAAGCCGCAAACTCAGGCAGGGCGCCCCGGATGAACAGGTCGTAGAGGCGGTAGGGGAAGGCCAGGTAGAGGAGAGCCCCCCAGAGGGCCACGGCAGGCCGACACCAGCAGCGCAACAGGGCGATCATGGCCAGGCCGGACAGGCCATACCAGAGGGCCAGACCCAGCCGGGTGGCGCTGAGCAGGTCCAGGCCGGCCAGGTGGAAGAGCGCCGGCCCGTAGTAAAAGGCCGGCGCATAGAAGTTCAAGACGGGATACCCATAGCCAAAGGCGAAGTCTGGAAACCAGCGGGGCCACAGGACGCCCATGGAAAGCGCCTCGGCCAGGGCCCGCACCCGATGCAGATGGAAGAGGCCATCCGGCGTCTCTGGCCAGGACGCCGTACTCCAGAAAAGGGCGAGGCCGGCGCCCAGGCACAAAGCCACATAACCCACCCGACGACGCCAGGCCGGGCCAGGGGCGACGGTGAAGGCTTGCATCGCGGACGGTCAGGCCGCCCCCTCCCCTGGGGAAGTGGCGGAGGATTCGGCCTCGGGCTCCTCTTTCTCGGGCTCTTCCTTGATGGAACGCAGGTGGGGAAAGAGGATGACCTCGCGGATGGTGTCCTTGTCGGTGAAGAGCATGGTCAAGCGGTCGATGCCCATGCCGAAGCCACCGGTAGGCGGCATCCCATAGCTGAGGGCCTCGATGTAATCCTCGTCGATGGGGTGGGCCTCATCGTCGCCATGGCGCGCCCGGTAGTTTTCATCCACGAAGCGCTGCCACTGGTCGATGGGATCGTTGATCTCGCTGAAGGCATTGCAGATCTCCATGCCGCCGATGAAACCCTCGAACCGCTCCACCTGCCGGGGATCGTCCGGGGTCGCCTTGGCCAGGGGGCTGATGTCCCGCGGGTAGTCGATCAGGAAGGTGGGCTGGATCAGCTCCGGCTCCACGTGGCGGGCCAGCAGGCTGTCCACCAGCTTGCCCCAGCTGCTCTTGGGATCGGGCTCGTGGCCCAGGCGGCGCATTTCCTGAGCCAGGGATGCCGCGTCTGGAAAGGCCTCGTAGTCGATGCCGGTCGCGTCCAGGATGGCCTGGCGCAAGGAGATTCGGCGCCAGGGCGGTTTCAGGTCGATGGTCTTGCCCTGCCAGGTGATCTGGGTGCCCCCGGTGACCTGTTGGGCCACGTAGGCCAGCATCTCCTCGGTGCGCTTCATGACACCGTTGTAGTCGGCATAGGCCTCGTAAAATTCGAGCTGGGTGAACTCCGGGTTGTGCTTGAAGCTGACGCCCTCGTTGCGGAAGTCCCGCCCGATCTCATAGACCCGGTCGAAGCCCCCCACGATCAGACGCTTCAGGTAGAGCTCGAAGCTGATGCGCAGGTAGAGATCCTGGTGAAGCTGATTGTGATGGGTGACAAAGGGCCGGGCTGCAGCGCCGCCGTAGATGGGCTGCAGGATGGGCGTCTCCACTTCCAGGAAGCCTTCCCGGTCCAGGTACTCTCGCAAGGCCCGCACGATAGCCGCCCGGCGGCGGAAGACCTCCCGCACCTCCGGGTTGGCCAACAGGTCCACGTACCGGCGACGGTAGCGGGTCTCCCGGTCCCGCACGCCATGCCACTTATCGGGCATGGGCTTGAGGGCCTTGCTGAGGAACTGGATGGACTGGGCCTCCACGCTCAGCTCGCCAGTTTTGGTCACCACCAGGGGTCCGGTGACGCTGATGAAGTCGCCCAGATCGATCAGCTTCTTCCAGATGTCGTTGTACCAGCCTTCGGGCAGGCTGTCCCGGCGGACTAGGATCTGGATCTGGCCGGTGCCATCTTCCAGGTCGGCGAAGCTCATCTTCCCCATGATGCGGATGCGCTTGAGCCGACCTGCCACCGAGACGGGGCCCTGGCTGTCGGCGCCCGATTCGTACAGGGCCCGGGCCTGGGCGATGGTGTGGGTACGCCGGGCGCGGGCGGGGTAGGGCTCAATGCCGGCCTCCATCAGCGCCTGCAGATTTTGCAGGCGTGATCGTTCCTGATCGGTCAATCTTTCCGACTCAAACGGAGAAGGAGTGGTTGAATGGCTCACGCGGCAGTTCCCTTTTCAGGCTTGAATCCACTGCAAAAGCCACAGATTTCACACTCCGTGGCTTTTGGCAGTCAGGAAGGCTTTATTCGATCTTCAAGATTTCAAAGACGATTTCACCGCCAGGAGAATTGACTGTGACCGATTCGCCTACCTTCTTGCCCAGCAAGGCCTTGCCGATGGGGCTCTGGTTGCTGATGCGGCCATTGGCAGGGTCGGCTTCCAGCGAACCGACGATGGTGTAGGTCTCTTCGTAATCGGTCCCCACTTCCCGCACGATGACTGTGCGGCCCAGGGCAATTTCATCCGCTGGCTGGGCGGATTCATCAATCACCTGGGCATTTTTGAGGATGTTTTCCAGCTCTCGGATGCGGCCTTCCAGGAAGCCTTGGGCCGTTTTGGCCTCATCGTAGCCGGCGTTTTCGC
Proteins encoded in this window:
- the greA gene encoding transcription elongation factor GreA, with translation MSTNKPVYLTAEGLQKIKEELEYLTTVRRKEVAQMIADAKAEGDISENAGYDEAKTAQGFLEGRIRELENILKNAQVIDESAQPADEIALGRTVIVREVGTDYEETYTIVGSLEADPANGRISNQSPIGKALLGKKVGESVTVNSPGGEIVFEILKIE
- the lysS gene encoding lysine--tRNA ligase; amino-acid sequence: MTDQERSRLQNLQALMEAGIEPYPARARRTHTIAQARALYESGADSQGPVSVAGRLKRIRIMGKMSFADLEDGTGQIQILVRRDSLPEGWYNDIWKKLIDLGDFISVTGPLVVTKTGELSVEAQSIQFLSKALKPMPDKWHGVRDRETRYRRRYVDLLANPEVREVFRRRAAIVRALREYLDREGFLEVETPILQPIYGGAAARPFVTHHNQLHQDLYLRISFELYLKRLIVGGFDRVYEIGRDFRNEGVSFKHNPEFTQLEFYEAYADYNGVMKRTEEMLAYVAQQVTGGTQITWQGKTIDLKPPWRRISLRQAILDATGIDYEAFPDAASLAQEMRRLGHEPDPKSSWGKLVDSLLARHVEPELIQPTFLIDYPRDISPLAKATPDDPRQVERFEGFIGGMEICNAFSEINDPIDQWQRFVDENYRARHGDDEAHPIDEDYIEALSYGMPPTGGFGMGIDRLTMLFTDKDTIREVILFPHLRSIKEEPEKEEPEAESSATSPGEGAA